In the Candidatus Zixiibacteriota bacterium genome, GTCGGCAATCGCTGTCGGTTCGACACCAATCCCGGGAGGAAACCCCATGCGTTACGAGCTTTACTACCAGCCCGCGATTCAGGGTCGCGGAGAATTCGTTCGCCTGCCGCTCGAGGACGCGGGCGCCGACTACGTCGACGTTGCGCGCGACCCGAGCTTCGGCCGGCCCGGAATCATGAAATTTCTCGAGGACCCCTCGCTGAAGCATCCGCCGTTCGCGCCGCCGTTTCTGCGGGCGGGCAGGCTCCTGATTTCCCAGACCGCCAACATCCTCCAGTTCCTGGGGCCGCGCCTGGGCCTGGTCCCGAAAAGCGAAGCGGGCCGGCTCTGGGCCAATCAGCTGCAACTTACGATCGCCGACTGGCTTTACGAAGCCGGCCAGACGCACCATCCAATCGCCAATGTGCTCTACTACGAGGAGCAGAAGGAGGAAGCGAAGAAGCGCGCCGCGCACTTCACCGCCAACCGCATCCCTAAGTTCATGGGCTATTTCGAGAGGGTGCTCGAGCGCAGTCCCGCCGGCGGTTTCGTCTTCGGCCGCAAGGCCTCTTACGTCGATCTGTCGCTTTTCCAGATGGTCGAAGGGCTGCGCTACGCCTTTCCCAAAACGATGGCGCGGCTCGAGCCGCGCCATCCGAGGCTCGTGAGCGTGCACGATCGCGTGAAAGAGCGCCCGCGGATCGCGGCGTATCTCGCCTCTTCGCGGCGGCTGCCGTTCAACGAGCAGGGGATCTTCCGCCGTTACCCGGAGCTGGAAGAAGGGTAGCGCGCGACCGATGCGCTCGGCTGGCGCCACGAAGGGCACGAAAGGATTGCGTGCCCGGCGGGAGAAAGGAGATTGCCCCGTAAAGAAAAGCGCGCGGGTCAGAGGCTGCCGTAGATCCGCTCCGGGGAGACCAGAACGAGGGCGCGCTGCTCCTCGCGCATGCGCCGCGCGAACTCCTCGTCGGTTTTGGGCGTCCGGCCCATGGCGACGTAGAGGGCCTTCAGCCGCTGCAGGTGCTCGGGCGTATCCTTCCAGGGCTCTACGGTTGTCGGCCCTTCGACCGTGACGTAGCGGCGGGTGTCGAGCTTGATCACGGTGACGGCCGCGCGGCCCGTGCGCTGGATGTTCCTCACCTTCACCGTGTGCCCGCGCGACGCAAACCCCACCTTGCCGTCCAGCACGGCCGTCGAGACGACGGTGGCATGGGCGCGCCCCTTCGGCGTGACGCTGACCGCGACCCCGGTGTGGCTTTCCTGGAGCAGGGGAAGCGCTTCTTTCCATTCCATGACGGCGGTCCCTCCGTAACCCGAAGCCCGGCGTCGAACCACCACGGGCTCGGCAGGGTATAACTCCGGTCGAGGCGGCGAGTCAAGGCGTGAAATTCCGCGGGCAGGGGTCGGCGCGATTGACGGTCGGCAGCCGTCGCGATAGCCTCTGGAGCCCGGGGGCGGGAACGGCTCGGAAGGCGCCGGATATGAGGGCGTTTCAGCAGAGTAAGCCATGATGACCTTCGACCCGCTGGGCGTCGGGCTCGTCGGGGCGGGCGGCCGCTGGGGGCCGCGGGCGCATGCGCCGGCCTTGAAGGGCATCGCCGAGACCCGGCTCGTTGCGGTCTGCACGGCGCACGAGGAGACCGCGCGGGCGGCGGCCGAGAAGCTCGGCGCGGCGCGCGCGTACGGAAGCCTCGACGCCCTGATCCGAGACGCCGAGGTGGAAGCCGTGGTCGTGGCCGTGCGCGTGCCGGCGCACTACGCGCTTGCGAGGAAGGCGATCGAAGCGGGCAAGCACGTCTTTTGCGAGTGGCCCCTGGGCGCGAACACGCGGGAAGCCGAGGATCTGGCGGCGCTCGCGCGCGAAAAAAACGTGCGCACGATGGTCGGACTGCAGCGGCGCGCCTCCCCGGCCTATCTCTACATGCGCGAGCTGGTGGAGCAGGGGTACGTGGGGCAGGTGCTGGCGGTCGCCATGACGCTGATGAACAGCGGCGTTTTGACCCGTACCTCGGATCGAACCTGGCAGCGTGACGCGGCCCTCGGAGCCAACACGCTGACGATCACCTTTGCGCACGTCTTCGACGCCATGTGCATGGTGGTCGGCGAGCCGGCGGAGGTCTCGGCGGTGGTCTCGACTCAGGTGCCGCAATGGTTCGAGACCGACACGCAACGGTACGTCGACGTCACCTCTCCCGACAACGTCCTCGTGCACGGCCGGCTGCAAAGCGGCGCCGTCTTTTCCGCCTGCTGCGGCGTCCAGCCGTACCACGGCAGCGGCCATCGGCTGGAGATTTACGGCCGCGACGGAACGCTTGCCATGATCGGCGGCGGCGAGGCGGGAGAGGAGCTGCGCCGGAAAATCTTTGGCGCGCGCAAGGGCGACAAGGCGCTTGAGGAGCTGCCGGTGCCGGAGCGGTTCAAGTGGGTGCCGGAAGCGCTGCGCGACGGTTACGCTTACGACGTCGCGCAGATGTGGGTCAGGTTCGCCGCGGCGATCCGCGCGGGCTCCGACTGCGACCCCGACTTCGAGCATGCGGTTCGCCGCCACCGGACTCTGGATGCCATTGCCCGCGCTTCCCGGACCGGCGAGCGGCAGGAGGTGGCTCCGTAGAATCGGTCCGCGGCCAGAGTCCGGGCCGCGGCTTTGGAGGGGAACACGGACGAAGTCGCCGAGCGGCAGGCGAGCGTCCTGGCGGAGATCGAGAAGATGCGACGAAGCACGGAGCGAATCCTGACCACGCATGTCGGCAGCCTTCCCCGGCCCGACGACCTGCGCGAGATGTGGTCCAAACACGCAGCGGGCCTCGCGGAAGAGGCCCTGGAAGAGCGCCTGCGATCCGCCGTGGCCGAGGTCGTGCGCGCTCAGGTCGAAGCGGGCATCGACATCCCGAACGACGGCGAGTTCGGCAAGCCCATGCGCGCCGCGGTCGACCGCGGCGCCTGGGGGAATTACGTCTTCCATCGCCTTTCCGGTTTCATTCCGACCCCGCCCGAAGCGGTCGCGCCGGATACCGCGGCCCCCGGGGCGCCGATGCGGATCGTCGGGGTGCGCTGGGAGCAGCGCGAGTTCGCGCAGTTCTACGCCGATACCGGGCTCGGAGCACCGAGCACCGCCGCCAGTCGCCCGACCTGCGCCGGGCCCGTCGCCTACGTCGGCCACGAGGCTTTGTCGCGCGACCTCGCGAACCTGAGGGCGGCCGCGGACAAAGCCGGGATCGAAGAGGCGTTCGTGTCCGCGATCGCCCCGGGAAGCCTGGAGATGTTCTGCCGCGGCCAGAACCTCCATTACCCGACGCCGGAGGCGTTCGTCGCAGCCCTCGCCTCGGCGATGCGCGAGGAGTACCGGGCGATCGTCAGGGCCGGCTTCGTCCTGCAGATCGACGACCCTGGGCTTCCCGGGGCCTGGGACATGCTGGACCCGCGCCCGAGCATCGAAGCGTACCGGCGCTATGCCCGGCTCCGAGTCGAGGCGTTGAACGGCGCGCTGGAAGGCATCCCGGAGGATCGCGTCCGCTACCACATCTGCTGGGGCAGCTGGCACGGGCCGCACACGACGGACATTCCCTTGCGCGAGGTCGTCGACGTGATGCTCGAGGTGAAGGCCCAGGCGTATCTCGTCGAAGCGGGCAACGCGCGCCACGAGCACGAATACAAGGTCTGGCGCGACGTCCGGCTGCCGCAGGGAAAGATCCTGATTCCCGGCGTCGTGAGCCACGCGACCAACGTCGTCGAGCACCCCGAGCTGGTGGCGGACCGCATCGCGGCGTTCGCGGACATCGTCGGACGCGAAAACGTGATCGCCGGCACCGATTGCGGCCTCGGCGGCCGCGTCCATCCTCAGATCGCGTGGGCGAAGCTGCGCGCGCTGTCAGAGGGCGCCGCGCTGGCGAGCCGACGTCTCCGGGCCCGTTGAGCGCAGCCGGGGACCGCGGCCGAGCTCCACCGCGCCCTTGCCCGCGCCTTCGAACGTTCTGCGACCTTTGGTCCGGGCGGGCGGGAAATGAGAACGGCCGTTCTCGCTTCGATCGTTGCCGCATTTTCGCAATTGCGAAAACGTGCCGGTCGCGGCGCCCGGAGCCCTTGAATGCCGGTGTCCGGCGGCAGTAAAGTGGCGCCATGACGACGAACAACCAATTTGAAGTCGCCGAGCGCGACGTCGAATATCAGCGCCTTCAGGGCAAGCCGTGGCTCGTTCGTATTTACCAGCCGCAGGGACGAGGGCCGTTTGCGGCCATCGTCGACGTGCACGGGGGCGCCTGGCACAACGGCGACCGGTTGAGCAACGCGGCCATCGATCGGGCGCTGGCGGCCAACGGCATCCTGGTTGCGGCGGTTGATTTTCGCCAGCCGCCGGAAGCGGGCTATCCGGCTTCGATCCGCGACGTCAATCTGGCGATCCGCTGGCTCAAGGCGCACGCGCCGGAGCTCGACGCAACGAGCCGGGTCGGCGCCTTCGGCAATTCGAGCGGCGGCCACCAGGTCGTGCTGAGCGCGCTGCGGCCCCGCCATCCGGCCTATTCGGATCTGGCGCTGCCCGGCCGTCCCGAGATCGACGCCGGCCTCGCCTATGTCATCGCCGGCTGGCCGGTGATCGACCCGCTCTACCGTTTCCACTACGCCAGGCGGTCCGACCGGCAGGAGCTGGTCAAAGCGCACCTCGACTACTGGGGGACGGAAGAAGCGATGGCGGAGGGAAACCCGCAGGCGATTCTCGACCGGAACGAACGCGCCGAGCTGCCGCCGGTCCTGATGCTGCTCAAGGCGAACGATCGAAATCATCCCCTGGAGATGCAGGAGCGCTTCATCGATTCCTATCGCCGGCGGGGAGGAGCGATCGAGGTCGATACGTTCGAGGGCTTCGCCGAGCGGGTCGTCCCGTCTCCCGACCAGCCGGAAACCATGAGGCTGATCGACGTAATGACGGCCTTCGTTCGGCGGCACGCCCGCTGAGATCCGGCGGCGAGCCGGAGCAACTGGAGGAGAAAGGTTCGTGACCTCGAGGCCCAAGTTCTTCGACAGCCATTTTCACATCATCGACAAGAATTTTCCCCTGGTTCCCAATCAGGGGTTCGTGCCCGACGCGTTCACGGTCGAGGACTATCTGGCGCGCCTGAAAGGGGTCGAGCTCTGCGGCGGGGCGGTGGTCTCCGGTTCGTTCCAGGCTTTCGATCAGGGCTATCTCCTCCACGCTCTGAAGATGCTCGGCCCGTCGTTCGTGGGCGTAACCCAGGTGCCGCGGACCGTCTCGGACGGGGAGCTCCGGGAGCTCGACAACGCGGGCGTTCGCGCCGTGCGGTTCAACGTGAGGCGCGGCGGCTCGGAAGAGATCCGTCACCTGGAAAAGATGGCACGGCGGGTTCACGAGCTCGTCGGCTGGCACATAGAGCTGTACGTCGATTCCTCCGAGCTGGCCGATCTGTTCGAGACGCTCGTCTCGTTGCCCGCGGTCAGCATCGATCATCTCGGGCTTTCCCGGGCGGGCTTCCCGACGCTGCTCAAGCTGGCGGAAAGAGGCGTTCGGGTGAAAGCCACGGGCTTCGGGCGAGTGGACTTCGACGTCCCTCCGGCGCTCGCGGAACTCTATGCCGCCAATCCGCGTGCGCTCATGTTCGGCACCGACCTCCCATGCACTCGCGCCCCCCGGCCCTACCGCGACGAGGACTATACACTGGTCCTGGAGACCCTGGGAGAAGAAAAGGCGGCGGACGTCTTCTACAAGAACGCAATCGACTTCTACCGGCCGAAAAAGGCCGCTTAGGGAAAAGAGAGATGGCACAGCATATCAACGGACCGCTCTACTACGAACGGATGGGACGCACGGGGCCGGTGATCGCCTTCATTCATCCCAACCCGATGGATCAATCCTGCTGGATTTTCCAGATGGCGCATTTCTCGACCTGGTACCGCTGCATCGCCATCGACATACCGGGATACGGCCGATCACCCACTGCCGAGCCGGGTCTGACGATGACCGACATGGCGGAGGCCTGCTGGGAAGCGATCGACGACGCCGCGCCCGGCGAAAAAGCGATCGTGGTCGGCTGTTCGGTCGGCTCTTCGATCGCGCCGTACATGTATCACCTTCGGCCCGACCGGACCGCGGCGCTGGTGCTGTCGGGCACGGGTTACAACCCGGCCAAGGAGTTCACCAAAGGCCGGATCGCCAACTACAGGGCGAACGGCATCGATTACCGCTGGGCCTATACGTTCGAAGACATGAGCCCGGCGTTTCGCACCACGCCGCTGGCGCACTTCTTCGCGAACCTTTTCACCGAGCGCAATCGACACGCGGACCTCCAGACGATCATCCGCCAGTTCGAGGCGCTGGCGGAGCCTTATCCGGAGGGACACCACGAGCGGATCGCCTGTCCGACGATCATTCTGACCGGCAGCGAAGACAACAGCCATCAGCGCGCGTTCGCGCTCCAGGCCCGCATCCCCAATTGCGAGCTGAGAACGCTGCCCGGCGCCGGCCACGCCTGTCAGATCGAGCAGCCGTGGCTGTTTGACCGCTTCATGATCGAGTTTCTCGCCAGGCACGGCCTTTTCCCCGGAGAAACGCCGCCGGCGCGGACGATCGTCTAGCGGACGCGAGGTTTAAGACCTCCAGCGATCAGCGCCATCGTCAAGCCGAGAGGCCCCGAGGCGGCGCCATCGCGCCCGGCAGTCGAGAAGGCCGCGATCGTCTAGCCGGGCCGCGAATTCCGGGACGGCGCCCGATCCGAGCCCGGCCACGCCTCAGAGATACTTCGTCGGGCGACGGATCGTGCGCCACATGTGGGCGACCGGGCTGTCGTCGAAGCCGAGGCCCTCTTTCGGCTGCTTGAAGTTGCGCCCGACGATGTCGACGAAGGGCTCCCAGCTCACCACCGCGTCGGGATCGAACGAATAGATGTCGTGGACGGTGATCATGCGCGCGGTCATGTACCACTTGTGGTTGCGGGCCCGCCTGTAGGCTTCCTTGATGTAGTCGTCGGGCTCGTAGTCGGGCCCGAAATGGCGGATGTACATCTCCGGGTAGGAGTAGCCGACGGACTCGTCGGGAAAGAACCGCAGGGCCTGGTGCGCGCGCACCGCCCAGCTCACCTCCTCGTCGACGTAGGGCTCGATCAGCTGGGCGCCCCAGTAGCCGTGGTCGCTCTTGATGAAGATGGCGTTGGCGATGTCGTGCAGGAGGCAGGCGAGAATCGTCTTTTCCGGCATCGAGGCCTTGAGCGCGTGGGTGGCGCTCTGCAGCAGGTGGTTGATGCCTTTGGCGCGGTAGATGAAGAAGTCGAGCAGGGTCGGCCGGGCCGGCATCTGCGGCAGCCGCGGATCGTCGCCCATGAGCTGGTATCTGCCCCTTGCGGGATCGGAGGGCACGGTGACCGCGCCGAGCTGGCCGTCGGCCATGTTGAACAACGCCGACCTGGAAATCAGCACGTCGAGCTCATCGCTCATCTTTCGTTCCAGGGCATCCGCCCGCTCGCTCAGAGACCTGTTTTCGGCCATGGCTCTTCCTCCTTACGATTCACCGATGATCGAAGCTTCTTCATGATTCTCCGTCCGCCCTGCCCTTCGCGCCTCCCGGTTGAGGGCTTCGCCTCTCGTCGCCTCAGCGGACCGGTTGTGAGCGGTCGACCGCCGTCCCGCGCAGGATCACCGCCGAGATGCGCCGCGTGTTGGTGATGTCGTCGAGCGGATTGGCGTCGAGCACGATGAAGTCGGCGCTCTTGCCGGGTTCGAGCGTGCCCGCGTCGTCCAGCCGCAGGAGCTCGGCCGAGTTGCGAGTCGCCGCCACGATGACCTGCATCGGCGTCATG is a window encoding:
- a CDS encoding glutathione S-transferase family protein; the protein is MRYELYYQPAIQGRGEFVRLPLEDAGADYVDVARDPSFGRPGIMKFLEDPSLKHPPFAPPFLRAGRLLISQTANILQFLGPRLGLVPKSEAGRLWANQLQLTIADWLYEAGQTHHPIANVLYYEEQKEEAKKRAAHFTANRIPKFMGYFERVLERSPAGGFVFGRKASYVDLSLFQMVEGLRYAFPKTMARLEPRHPRLVSVHDRVKERPRIAAYLASSRRLPFNEQGIFRRYPELEEG
- a CDS encoding pyridoxamine 5'-phosphate oxidase family protein, with translation MEWKEALPLLQESHTGVAVSVTPKGRAHATVVSTAVLDGKVGFASRGHTVKVRNIQRTGRAAVTVIKLDTRRYVTVEGPTTVEPWKDTPEHLQRLKALYVAMGRTPKTDEEFARRMREEQRALVLVSPERIYGSL
- a CDS encoding Gfo/Idh/MocA family oxidoreductase, which codes for MMTFDPLGVGLVGAGGRWGPRAHAPALKGIAETRLVAVCTAHEETARAAAEKLGAARAYGSLDALIRDAEVEAVVVAVRVPAHYALARKAIEAGKHVFCEWPLGANTREAEDLAALAREKNVRTMVGLQRRASPAYLYMRELVEQGYVGQVLAVAMTLMNSGVLTRTSDRTWQRDAALGANTLTITFAHVFDAMCMVVGEPAEVSAVVSTQVPQWFETDTQRYVDVTSPDNVLVHGRLQSGAVFSACCGVQPYHGSGHRLEIYGRDGTLAMIGGGEAGEELRRKIFGARKGDKALEELPVPERFKWVPEALRDGYAYDVAQMWVRFAAAIRAGSDCDPDFEHAVRRHRTLDAIARASRTGERQEVAP
- a CDS encoding cobalamin-independent methionine synthase II family protein; translation: MRRSTERILTTHVGSLPRPDDLREMWSKHAAGLAEEALEERLRSAVAEVVRAQVEAGIDIPNDGEFGKPMRAAVDRGAWGNYVFHRLSGFIPTPPEAVAPDTAAPGAPMRIVGVRWEQREFAQFYADTGLGAPSTAASRPTCAGPVAYVGHEALSRDLANLRAAADKAGIEEAFVSAIAPGSLEMFCRGQNLHYPTPEAFVAALASAMREEYRAIVRAGFVLQIDDPGLPGAWDMLDPRPSIEAYRRYARLRVEALNGALEGIPEDRVRYHICWGSWHGPHTTDIPLREVVDVMLEVKAQAYLVEAGNARHEHEYKVWRDVRLPQGKILIPGVVSHATNVVEHPELVADRIAAFADIVGRENVIAGTDCGLGGRVHPQIAWAKLRALSEGAALASRRLRAR
- a CDS encoding alpha/beta hydrolase, with protein sequence MTTNNQFEVAERDVEYQRLQGKPWLVRIYQPQGRGPFAAIVDVHGGAWHNGDRLSNAAIDRALAANGILVAAVDFRQPPEAGYPASIRDVNLAIRWLKAHAPELDATSRVGAFGNSSGGHQVVLSALRPRHPAYSDLALPGRPEIDAGLAYVIAGWPVIDPLYRFHYARRSDRQELVKAHLDYWGTEEAMAEGNPQAILDRNERAELPPVLMLLKANDRNHPLEMQERFIDSYRRRGGAIEVDTFEGFAERVVPSPDQPETMRLIDVMTAFVRRHAR
- a CDS encoding amidohydrolase family protein produces the protein MTSRPKFFDSHFHIIDKNFPLVPNQGFVPDAFTVEDYLARLKGVELCGGAVVSGSFQAFDQGYLLHALKMLGPSFVGVTQVPRTVSDGELRELDNAGVRAVRFNVRRGGSEEIRHLEKMARRVHELVGWHIELYVDSSELADLFETLVSLPAVSIDHLGLSRAGFPTLLKLAERGVRVKATGFGRVDFDVPPALAELYAANPRALMFGTDLPCTRAPRPYRDEDYTLVLETLGEEKAADVFYKNAIDFYRPKKAA
- a CDS encoding alpha/beta hydrolase, which gives rise to MAQHINGPLYYERMGRTGPVIAFIHPNPMDQSCWIFQMAHFSTWYRCIAIDIPGYGRSPTAEPGLTMTDMAEACWEAIDDAAPGEKAIVVGCSVGSSIAPYMYHLRPDRTAALVLSGTGYNPAKEFTKGRIANYRANGIDYRWAYTFEDMSPAFRTTPLAHFFANLFTERNRHADLQTIIRQFEALAEPYPEGHHERIACPTIILTGSEDNSHQRAFALQARIPNCELRTLPGAGHACQIEQPWLFDRFMIEFLARHGLFPGETPPARTIV
- a CDS encoding HD domain-containing protein — translated: MAENRSLSERADALERKMSDELDVLISRSALFNMADGQLGAVTVPSDPARGRYQLMGDDPRLPQMPARPTLLDFFIYRAKGINHLLQSATHALKASMPEKTILACLLHDIANAIFIKSDHGYWGAQLIEPYVDEEVSWAVRAHQALRFFPDESVGYSYPEMYIRHFGPDYEPDDYIKEAYRRARNHKWYMTARMITVHDIYSFDPDAVVSWEPFVDIVGRNFKQPKEGLGFDDSPVAHMWRTIRRPTKYL